In Ruminiclostridium papyrosolvens DSM 2782, the following proteins share a genomic window:
- a CDS encoding late competence development ComFB family protein gives MVTLKNYMEEVVFNLIDGVLDDISMCKCELCVKDIAALALNSLPPKYIASEKGELYSKVNSLRNQFEVDVILAITKAAVLVKKTPRHE, from the coding sequence ATGGTAACGTTGAAAAATTATATGGAAGAAGTTGTATTCAATCTGATAGACGGCGTTCTGGACGATATCAGCATGTGCAAATGCGAATTGTGCGTTAAGGATATAGCTGCTCTTGCTCTTAACAGCCTTCCTCCGAAATACATTGCCTCTGAAAAAGGTGAGCTGTATTCAAAGGTAAACAGTTTAAGAAATCAATTTGAGGTAGACGTCATTTTAGCTATTACAAAAGCAGCAGTTCTTGTCAAAAAAACACCCAGACACGAATAA
- a CDS encoding DedA family protein translates to MTTVIHNILMPLIDIIEGMGVWGIGLWMLFESSCIPLPSEIILPFGGMMASQGSITLLEANIAAAVGSLIGSMIAYLVGSYGGRPFILKYGKYFFVSEKNFYKAEEVFRKRGMLAVCLGRLLPVIRTFISLPAGIAKINKLKFFIFSTIGMLPWNFTLIYLGYVFGKDYETKIRPYFKGFENIVIALILICIVLFIIHKIISSRRESNNSMGDK, encoded by the coding sequence ATGACTACTGTTATTCACAATATTTTAATGCCTTTAATAGATATTATAGAGGGTATGGGAGTCTGGGGGATTGGGCTTTGGATGCTCTTTGAAAGCAGTTGTATTCCTCTTCCGAGTGAAATTATACTGCCTTTTGGAGGAATGATGGCCTCTCAGGGGAGCATTACTCTTCTTGAAGCAAATATTGCTGCAGCCGTGGGCAGTCTTATTGGTTCTATGATTGCATATTTGGTTGGTTCCTACGGCGGAAGACCTTTCATACTGAAATACGGAAAGTACTTTTTTGTATCAGAAAAGAATTTTTATAAAGCAGAAGAGGTATTCAGAAAAAGAGGTATGCTGGCTGTGTGCTTGGGAAGACTTCTTCCTGTAATCAGAACATTTATTTCTTTACCTGCCGGAATTGCTAAAATAAATAAATTAAAGTTTTTTATTTTCTCAACAATAGGAATGCTTCCATGGAACTTTACTTTGATTTATCTGGGTTATGTCTTCGGAAAGGATTACGAGACTAAAATCAGGCCGTATTTTAAGGGTTTTGAAAATATAGTAATAGCGCTGATTTTAATCTGTATTGTCCTATTTATAATTCACAAGATTATTTCCTCCCGCAGAGAAAGCAATAATTCTATGGGAGATAAGTAG
- a CDS encoding LCP family protein has translation MNTRKFTYIITIVVGIFLFGMGAVLLYYANSVTGADGKNAVPAILQGLNSTTSKEPMNFFLMVGDKSSGNTDSMMVANYNPEKRQVSIVTIPRDTRVKLKNNILPKINAAYAAGGRNHEGAKYSAEVVSKLTGININYYVHINISAIKKITDMLGGVYFDVPVDMKYDDPTQNLHINLKKGSQLLDGDGVEQLLRFRKPNGEHYSQELKEFYDGSDIKRTEMQMKFIKEFIKQKLKVQNIPKLNPVINYAFQNIITNMTLSDALKMSTGLISISPDNFNSFRLDGEDKYINRGWYYLYNGNLINIESKESLPSAEVVENYFYSANGIATPSGELYVPDESSNNEDEVKSPPVTKKSVTKKHNPSNSKTDTKGTSKG, from the coding sequence ATGAACACTAGAAAATTCACTTATATAATTACTATAGTAGTAGGCATATTTCTTTTTGGAATGGGAGCAGTATTGCTTTACTACGCTAACAGCGTAACAGGAGCAGACGGTAAAAATGCTGTTCCTGCCATACTCCAAGGACTTAACTCCACCACCAGTAAGGAACCTATGAACTTCTTCCTGATGGTAGGTGACAAGTCAAGCGGTAATACGGATTCAATGATGGTAGCAAACTATAATCCCGAAAAAAGACAGGTAAGCATCGTTACAATACCGAGAGATACTAGGGTTAAATTAAAAAATAATATACTTCCAAAAATCAACGCGGCTTATGCTGCAGGAGGAAGGAACCATGAAGGTGCAAAATATTCAGCTGAGGTTGTTAGTAAATTAACAGGAATCAATATCAACTATTATGTTCATATCAATATTTCCGCAATCAAGAAGATTACAGATATGCTTGGAGGAGTTTATTTTGACGTTCCTGTTGATATGAAGTATGATGACCCTACTCAAAATCTTCATATCAATTTGAAAAAAGGCTCTCAGTTGCTGGACGGTGACGGGGTTGAACAATTGCTGCGTTTCAGAAAACCAAACGGCGAGCATTATTCGCAAGAGTTAAAAGAATTTTATGACGGTAGTGATATAAAGAGAACCGAGATGCAGATGAAGTTTATAAAAGAATTTATAAAACAAAAGCTAAAGGTACAGAATATTCCAAAGCTAAATCCTGTGATTAATTATGCTTTTCAAAATATTATAACAAATATGACTTTATCAGATGCGTTAAAGATGTCCACCGGACTCATAAGTATTTCCCCTGACAACTTTAACTCTTTCCGTCTTGACGGTGAAGACAAGTATATAAACAGAGGATGGTACTACTTATACAATGGTAATTTAATCAATATTGAATCAAAAGAGTCTCTTCCGTCGGCTGAGGTAGTTGAGAATTATTTCTATTCTGCCAACGGTATAGCGACACCATCAGGTGAACTCTATGTCCCTGATGAAAGTAGCAATAATGAGGACGAAGTTAAGTCCCCTCCTGTTACAAAAAAGTCTGTTACTAAAAAGCATAATCCCTCAAATTCAAAAACTGATACTAAAGGAACATCAAAGGGATAA
- the iorA gene encoding indolepyruvate ferredoxin oxidoreductase subunit alpha, whose translation MKKLMLGNEAVARGAYEAGCSVAAAYPGTPSTEITEYISKYDEIYSEWAPNEKVALEVAIGSSIGGARSICSMKHVGLNVAADPLFTVSYTGVNGGLVIMVADDPGMHSSQNEQDSRFYARSSKVPMLEPSDSQECKDFVKQAFSISETYDCPVIVRLSTRVSHSQSAVEMMDKEDYKLKQYSKDANKYVMMPAMARKRHVVVEKRMAALREFSNDSGLNKVEMASKDIGVITSGISYQYVKEAMPDASVLKIGMVHPIPEKLIAEFAANVKTLYVVEELEPFFENQIKKMGIKVIGKEKLPVTGEFSAQLVAEKLLDKKFDSKEASNNAVPVRPPVMCPGCPHRGMFYVIKKLGLTVSGDIGCYTLGALPPNEAMDICVCMGASIGVAHGLEKARGAEFRKKTVAVIGDSTFIHSGITGLIDIVYNKGNSTVIILDNSITGMTGHQHNPTTGFTIKGEPTKQVDLELLCKSVGVDRVTVVDPFDIKEFEKVVKAETDADEPSVIISQRPCALLKHVKYEGSHRIIQDKCKKCRMCMKIGCPAIVEKGDHLEINPALCVGCKLCTKICGFGAIERAGE comes from the coding sequence ATGAAAAAGCTCATGCTCGGCAATGAAGCCGTGGCAAGAGGAGCATATGAGGCAGGTTGCTCAGTAGCAGCTGCTTATCCGGGAACTCCTAGTACTGAAATTACTGAGTACATATCAAAATATGACGAAATATATTCCGAGTGGGCACCGAATGAAAAGGTGGCGCTTGAGGTTGCTATAGGTTCATCCATCGGAGGAGCAAGATCCATATGTTCCATGAAACACGTAGGACTTAATGTTGCAGCAGACCCTCTATTTACAGTATCTTATACCGGCGTAAACGGAGGTCTTGTTATAATGGTTGCTGATGACCCTGGGATGCACAGTTCCCAGAATGAACAGGACAGCAGGTTCTATGCAAGGTCATCAAAGGTTCCAATGCTTGAACCTTCTGACTCTCAGGAATGTAAGGACTTCGTAAAACAGGCGTTCTCCATAAGTGAGACATATGACTGTCCTGTAATCGTCAGACTATCCACCAGGGTATCCCATTCCCAAAGTGCTGTTGAAATGATGGATAAAGAAGATTACAAGTTAAAACAATATTCCAAGGATGCAAACAAGTATGTCATGATGCCTGCTATGGCAAGAAAAAGACATGTTGTAGTTGAAAAAAGAATGGCTGCTTTGAGAGAATTCTCAAATGATAGCGGACTAAACAAAGTTGAAATGGCAAGCAAAGACATTGGGGTTATAACCAGCGGAATTTCATATCAGTATGTAAAAGAAGCCATGCCCGATGCATCTGTATTAAAAATAGGTATGGTACACCCAATTCCTGAAAAACTTATTGCTGAGTTTGCGGCAAATGTAAAAACTCTGTATGTAGTAGAAGAGTTGGAGCCATTCTTTGAAAATCAAATTAAGAAAATGGGCATAAAAGTAATAGGTAAGGAAAAGCTTCCTGTAACCGGTGAGTTTAGCGCTCAACTGGTTGCGGAAAAACTACTTGATAAAAAGTTTGATTCCAAGGAAGCTTCCAATAATGCCGTTCCGGTAAGACCTCCCGTAATGTGTCCGGGATGTCCTCACAGAGGCATGTTCTACGTTATCAAAAAATTGGGCCTGACCGTCAGCGGAGATATCGGCTGTTACACCCTTGGCGCGTTGCCTCCTAACGAAGCAATGGACATATGTGTCTGTATGGGAGCAAGCATTGGTGTTGCACACGGGCTGGAAAAAGCACGTGGAGCCGAATTCAGAAAAAAAACCGTTGCAGTTATCGGTGATTCAACATTTATACATTCAGGTATTACAGGTTTAATAGATATCGTATATAATAAAGGTAACTCCACTGTAATCATTCTTGATAATTCAATTACAGGAATGACTGGTCACCAGCACAACCCGACAACGGGATTTACAATCAAGGGTGAACCTACAAAACAGGTAGATCTTGAACTTCTTTGCAAATCAGTTGGTGTTGACAGAGTTACCGTGGTAGATCCTTTTGATATAAAGGAATTTGAGAAGGTTGTAAAAGCTGAAACTGATGCAGACGAGCCTTCGGTAATAATTTCTCAGCGCCCCTGTGCACTTTTGAAGCATGTTAAATATGAAGGAAGCCACAGAATAATCCAGGATAAATGTAAAAAGTGCAGAATGTGCATGAAAATAGGATGTCCGGCCATAGTTGAGAAGGGCGATCACCTTGAAATAAACCCTGCACTTTGTGTAGGTTGCAAGCTCTGCACCAAAATATGCGGATTTGGTGCTATTGAAAGGGCGGGTGAATAA
- a CDS encoding indolepyruvate oxidoreductase subunit beta: protein MKKLNLLIVGVGGQGTLLASRILGTVALKLNFDVKVSEVHGMSQRGGSVVTYVKYGEKVYSPLIEKGEADLIIAFEQLEALRWVEYLHKDGKMIVNEQEIDPMPVIIGKAKYPEKILDNLKTSYSIYSLDALKIARECGTIKAVNIVLLGVMAKLAGIDKKIFMEAINEVVPAKVLDVNIKAFEEGYNYHN from the coding sequence GTGAAAAAATTAAATCTACTTATAGTTGGTGTTGGCGGACAGGGAACTCTTCTGGCCAGCAGAATACTGGGAACAGTTGCATTGAAACTGAATTTTGACGTTAAGGTCTCAGAGGTACACGGTATGTCCCAAAGAGGCGGCAGCGTTGTTACATATGTAAAGTATGGGGAGAAGGTATATTCACCTCTTATTGAAAAGGGCGAGGCCGACCTCATTATTGCCTTTGAACAGTTAGAAGCCCTAAGGTGGGTGGAGTATCTTCATAAAGACGGCAAGATGATAGTTAACGAGCAGGAAATTGATCCAATGCCTGTAATTATAGGAAAGGCTAAGTATCCTGAAAAAATACTTGACAACTTAAAGACATCATATAGCATTTACTCACTTGACGCACTAAAAATAGCCAGAGAATGTGGGACGATAAAGGCTGTAAATATTGTTCTGCTTGGAGTAATGGCTAAATTAGCAGGTATTGATAAAAAAATATTTATGGAAGCCATAAATGAAGTTGTTCCTGCAAAGGTACTTGATGTAAATATCAAAGCCTTTGAGGAAGGCTACAATTATCATAATTAA
- a CDS encoding phenylacetate--CoA ligase family protein — protein MLYWNKAYECMSREEMRKVQSERLIKTVKLVYDNVPTYRKKMQEKGMLPGDIKSVDDLKNLPFTYKQDLRDTYPYGLFAVPMSEIVRVHASSGTTGKKTVVGYTKNDLDVWSEVIARTFTAAGAVKDSFLQISYGYGLFTGGLGAHYGGEKLGATVIPTSSGNTKLQLSIMQDFGTTHLACTPSYALYLAEEMEELGIKRSDLKLQAGIFGAEPWSESMRQEIQDRLKIKAFDIYGLSEVIGPGVACECDYQSGMHIPEDHFIPEIIDPDTGEVLPEGSEGEIVFTTITKEGLPLIRYRTRDLSSLNYDKCECGRTEVRMNKVAGRTDDMLIIRGVNVFPSQVESVLLSIGETAPHYMLVVDRKDNLDTLEIQVEITPSLFSDEVKKLEDVEKKISKEINSTLGIGAKIKLVEPKSIQRSEGKAKRVIDKRVI, from the coding sequence ATGTTATATTGGAATAAGGCATACGAATGTATGTCCAGAGAAGAAATGCGTAAGGTTCAATCGGAAAGATTAATTAAAACTGTAAAGCTGGTATATGATAATGTACCTACTTACAGAAAGAAGATGCAGGAAAAGGGAATGTTGCCCGGAGATATCAAGTCTGTTGATGATTTGAAAAACTTACCCTTTACCTATAAGCAGGACCTGAGAGATACATATCCATACGGACTGTTTGCAGTACCTATGAGTGAAATTGTCAGAGTCCATGCATCTTCGGGAACAACCGGTAAGAAAACGGTTGTAGGCTACACCAAAAATGACCTTGATGTTTGGTCTGAGGTTATTGCTCGAACCTTTACGGCTGCCGGAGCAGTAAAGGACTCATTCCTGCAGATATCTTACGGTTACGGATTATTTACCGGAGGCCTGGGTGCTCATTATGGCGGTGAGAAACTGGGAGCTACAGTTATACCTACTTCATCAGGAAACACAAAGCTGCAGCTTTCAATTATGCAGGATTTCGGTACAACTCATCTTGCATGTACGCCTTCTTATGCTTTATATTTGGCTGAGGAGATGGAAGAGCTTGGAATCAAGAGAAGCGATTTAAAGCTGCAGGCCGGCATTTTCGGGGCGGAGCCTTGGTCGGAAAGTATGAGGCAGGAAATACAGGACAGACTAAAAATTAAAGCCTTCGATATATATGGGCTAAGCGAGGTAATAGGGCCTGGAGTTGCATGTGAATGTGATTATCAGAGCGGCATGCATATACCGGAAGATCATTTTATTCCGGAAATTATTGATCCTGATACAGGGGAAGTACTTCCTGAAGGCTCAGAAGGTGAAATTGTATTTACGACTATTACAAAAGAAGGGCTTCCTTTAATAAGGTACAGAACCAGAGACCTTTCTTCGTTGAATTATGATAAATGTGAATGCGGACGTACAGAAGTAAGAATGAACAAGGTTGCCGGCAGAACTGACGACATGCTTATAATCAGAGGTGTAAATGTTTTCCCTTCACAGGTGGAAAGTGTTCTGTTATCAATTGGCGAGACTGCACCTCATTACATGTTGGTAGTGGATAGAAAAGATAATCTGGACACACTGGAAATTCAGGTTGAAATAACTCCAAGCTTATTCTCAGATGAAGTAAAAAAGCTGGAAGATGTAGAAAAGAAGATTTCTAAGGAAATCAACAGTACTTTGGGAATAGGTGCAAAAATCAAGCTGGTTGAACCTAAATCCATTCAGCGCAGCGAAGGTAAGGCAAAAAGAGTTATTGATAAAAGGGTTATATAA
- a CDS encoding ACT domain-containing protein, protein MLVKQISVFLENKSGRLADVTRTLADNDINICAMSIADTTDFGILRLIVNKPEDAERFLSEQQFTVSCTSVIAIGVEDKPGGLAKSLDILRDNGISIEYMYAFVGKTGNEAFVILRVENPETAIETLVKSGIEILPSDKIYCA, encoded by the coding sequence ATGCTTGTTAAACAAATTTCAGTTTTCTTAGAAAATAAATCAGGAAGGTTGGCTGATGTAACCAGAACACTTGCGGATAATGACATTAATATCTGCGCCATGTCTATAGCTGATACTACGGATTTTGGCATATTAAGACTTATTGTTAATAAGCCGGAAGATGCTGAGCGTTTTTTGAGTGAGCAGCAGTTTACGGTAAGCTGTACCAGCGTTATTGCAATTGGAGTTGAAGATAAGCCGGGAGGACTTGCAAAGTCATTGGACATTCTTCGTGATAATGGCATAAGCATTGAATATATGTATGCTTTTGTAGGAAAAACAGGTAATGAAGCATTTGTAATTTTGAGAGTTGAAAACCCAGAGACGGCAATAGAAACTTTAGTGAAATCCGGAATAGAAATACTACCAAGCGACAAGATTTATTGTGCATAA
- a CDS encoding 4'-phosphopantetheinyl transferase family protein, translating into MINLYGINISACTDDNINLLKRLISDERKAKMEKFLFKEDSIRCLLGEIIARYAISKDLNIKNEDISFKTDSFNKPYLPIADKSVLYNISHSGEWVVCIISDKPCGIDVELIKQADFGIAKRFFSQNEYESLMSQPEHYRTRYFFMLWTLKESYIKADGRGLSLPLDSFSINIGSDRICVSAKDNNNLSNCFFSQFEIDNSHIVSVCSKEDNIPDNICLVTVQDILNTLR; encoded by the coding sequence TTGATTAATTTATATGGAATTAACATTTCTGCATGTACTGATGATAATATAAATTTACTAAAAAGATTAATTTCTGATGAGAGAAAAGCAAAAATGGAAAAGTTTTTATTTAAGGAGGATTCTATAAGATGTCTTCTTGGTGAAATTATTGCCAGATATGCCATAAGTAAAGACTTAAACATAAAAAATGAAGATATCAGTTTCAAAACGGACTCTTTTAATAAACCATACCTGCCAATTGCGGACAAATCTGTTCTTTACAATATATCCCATTCCGGAGAATGGGTTGTCTGTATTATTTCAGATAAACCTTGTGGAATAGACGTGGAACTTATAAAACAAGCGGATTTTGGCATAGCAAAAAGATTTTTTTCACAGAATGAATATGAAAGCCTTATGAGCCAACCGGAGCATTACCGTACCAGATACTTTTTTATGCTTTGGACATTGAAGGAAAGTTACATAAAAGCTGATGGAAGGGGTTTGTCACTGCCTTTAGATTCTTTTTCCATTAACATAGGGTCGGACAGAATATGTGTATCCGCAAAAGACAACAATAACCTTTCAAATTGCTTTTTCAGTCAATTTGAAATTGACAATAGCCACATTGTTTCCGTATGTTCTAAGGAAGACAATATTCCTGATAACATATGTCTTGTAACAGTTCAGGATATTTTAAATACTTTACGCTGA
- a CDS encoding thioesterase II family protein produces MKNTINLFCFPYAGGSSSIYSKLKHFADKNIKVMPVELAGRGHRISEPLYNNMEEVINDVYGKISSSIDEQPYALLGHSMGSSIVLELAQKIHKNKKTEPLHLFFSGRCPPALYNNDKKIYNLPDEKFINEVYELGGTPKEVFENMELRQLFLPILRSDYKLIEEYIYIDKDEKLSCDITVFNGKEDKMTSFEGMKGWGEYTSGRTEVIEFDGGHFFLHNQMEQIMNTINKTLNR; encoded by the coding sequence ATGAAGAATACAATTAATCTTTTTTGCTTTCCATATGCCGGGGGTTCCTCAAGCATATATTCCAAGTTAAAACATTTTGCCGACAAAAATATAAAAGTAATGCCTGTGGAACTTGCAGGGAGAGGACATAGGATAAGCGAGCCATTATACAATAATATGGAAGAAGTAATAAATGATGTTTACGGCAAAATATCATCGTCAATTGATGAACAGCCCTATGCTTTGTTGGGACATAGTATGGGAAGCTCCATCGTACTTGAACTGGCTCAGAAAATTCATAAAAACAAAAAAACAGAGCCGCTGCACCTTTTTTTCTCAGGCAGATGCCCCCCTGCACTTTATAATAATGATAAAAAAATATATAATTTACCCGATGAAAAATTTATAAATGAGGTTTATGAACTGGGAGGTACACCAAAAGAGGTTTTTGAAAATATGGAATTGCGGCAATTGTTTTTGCCAATATTAAGGTCTGATTATAAACTGATAGAAGAGTATATTTATATAGATAAAGATGAAAAATTAAGCTGTGACATAACAGTCTTTAACGGGAAAGAGGACAAAATGACCAGCTTTGAAGGAATGAAGGGATGGGGAGAATATACATCAGGCAGAACAGAGGTAATTGAGTTTGATGGCGGACACTTTTTTCTGCATAATCAAATGGAGCAAATCATGAATACAATTAACAAAACTTTGAATCGTTAA
- a CDS encoding SDR family oxidoreductase, protein MKALFVGGTGIISSAISSALVEQGWELYLLNRGNRTERLPEGVKLLRADINDEELVCSLIKDENFDVVADFIAFVPSQVERDIRLFSGRTKQYIFISSASAYQKPLSDFRITESTPLANPYWEYSRNKIACEELLMSQYRSNGFPVTIVRPSHTYDDSSIPLGVHGNNGSWQVIKRMLENKPVIIHGDGSSLWTLTYNTDFAKGFIGLMGNIHAIGEAIHITSDESLTWNQIYEIIASALGVKLNAVHIATDYLAASGDYDFTGSLLGDKSNTVVFDNSKIKRLVPGFNATVRFDQGVRLVLENILSHPELQTQDKEFDDWCDTVIYNYMNSIKK, encoded by the coding sequence ATGAAGGCATTATTTGTTGGTGGAACCGGCATTATTAGTTCGGCAATATCGTCCGCTTTAGTTGAACAGGGTTGGGAGCTTTATCTGCTTAACAGAGGTAACAGAACCGAAAGACTTCCTGAAGGAGTAAAACTTCTAAGGGCTGATATAAATGATGAAGAACTTGTGTGTTCTCTTATAAAAGATGAGAATTTTGATGTTGTGGCAGATTTTATTGCCTTTGTACCTTCACAGGTTGAACGTGATATCAGACTTTTTTCAGGCAGAACAAAGCAGTACATATTTATTAGTTCTGCTTCAGCCTATCAAAAGCCCTTGTCTGATTTTCGTATAACAGAATCAACTCCACTTGCAAACCCTTATTGGGAATACTCACGCAATAAAATTGCTTGTGAGGAGCTTCTAATGTCCCAATACCGCAGCAATGGCTTTCCGGTAACTATCGTACGCCCCAGCCACACTTATGATGACAGCAGCATCCCTTTGGGTGTTCATGGAAATAATGGCAGTTGGCAGGTAATTAAGAGAATGCTGGAAAACAAACCTGTGATTATTCACGGTGACGGTAGCTCTCTATGGACTTTAACATATAACACTGATTTTGCTAAAGGTTTTATTGGCTTAATGGGCAATATACATGCCATTGGCGAAGCAATTCATATTACTTCCGATGAAAGCCTTACATGGAACCAGATTTACGAGATAATTGCTTCTGCTTTAGGAGTAAAACTTAATGCTGTACACATTGCGACTGATTATCTTGCAGCATCCGGCGACTATGATTTCACAGGCTCCCTTTTGGGGGATAAATCAAATACGGTTGTATTCGACAATTCAAAAATAAAAAGGTTGGTACCGGGTTTTAATGCAACTGTGCGCTTTGATCAGGGGGTCAGACTTGTTTTGGAAAATATTCTTTCACATCCGGAACTCCAGACCCAAGACAAAGAATTTGATGACTGGTGTGATACAGTTATCTATAATTATATGAATTCCATAAAGAAGTAA
- a CDS encoding competence/damage-inducible protein A, with the protein MKAEILAVGTELLMGQIVNTNAQYISSKLPEAGVGVYYHSVVGDNPDRLEDSLKLALERCDIVITTGGLGPTQDDLTKETISRVCGKKLVIHEESLNKIKNYFSRLGRQMTPNNEKQAYMPEGCIVLKNNNGTAPGCIIEMGEKAVIMLPGPPVEMKPMFLDYVMPYFKNKGAYSLKSVILRVFGIGESAMETKIMDLIDGQTNPTIATYAKEGEVTIRITASVPMGQSAEQILMPVVNEIKRRTGENLYSDKDETLDSVAAGLLFENNITIATAESCTGGLISEMLTDVPGISKVFMGGAVTYSNEAKMEYLGVKEQTLKAHGAVSRETAAEMAEGIRKRLKTDIGISVTGIAGPGGGTDEKPVGLVYVGLSSEGGTITKELRLSGNRKKIRTITALNVFDLIRRHVLKLEIDL; encoded by the coding sequence ATGAAAGCAGAAATATTAGCCGTTGGTACAGAGTTGCTCATGGGGCAGATTGTTAATACCAATGCACAGTATATATCTTCAAAACTGCCTGAAGCGGGAGTTGGAGTGTATTATCACAGTGTAGTAGGTGATAACCCAGATAGATTGGAAGATTCTTTAAAACTGGCTTTGGAACGGTGTGACATTGTTATTACAACAGGTGGTCTGGGACCTACGCAGGATGACTTGACAAAGGAGACTATTTCTCGGGTCTGCGGAAAAAAGCTGGTTATTCACGAAGAGAGCCTGAATAAGATAAAAAACTATTTCAGCAGGCTTGGAAGACAGATGACCCCAAACAATGAAAAGCAAGCCTATATGCCCGAAGGTTGTATAGTGCTCAAAAATAATAATGGTACTGCACCGGGATGTATAATAGAAATGGGAGAAAAGGCAGTTATAATGCTCCCGGGCCCTCCTGTTGAGATGAAACCTATGTTTTTGGATTATGTTATGCCCTATTTCAAAAATAAGGGGGCTTATTCTCTGAAATCAGTAATTTTAAGGGTTTTTGGCATTGGTGAATCAGCCATGGAAACTAAAATTATGGATTTGATTGATGGACAAACAAACCCCACTATTGCCACATATGCCAAGGAAGGCGAAGTTACCATAAGGATAACGGCAAGTGTTCCAATGGGACAAAGTGCAGAGCAAATACTCATGCCTGTTGTAAATGAGATTAAGAGAAGAACCGGAGAGAATCTGTATTCTGATAAGGATGAAACTTTGGATTCTGTGGCTGCAGGACTTCTTTTCGAAAACAATATCACAATTGCAACTGCCGAGTCCTGCACAGGAGGTCTTATTTCAGAAATGCTTACTGATGTACCGGGTATTTCCAAGGTGTTTATGGGTGGAGCAGTGACTTATTCCAATGAAGCGAAAATGGAATACCTTGGAGTAAAAGAGCAGACACTTAAGGCTCATGGAGCTGTCAGCCGTGAAACAGCCGCAGAGATGGCAGAGGGCATCAGAAAGAGGTTAAAGACAGACATTGGTATATCTGTTACCGGAATAGCAGGCCCGGGCGGAGGTACTGATGAGAAACCTGTCGGATTAGTTTACGTAGGTCTTTCCAGCGAAGGTGGTACAATCACAAAAGAGCTGAGACTATCAGGTAATAGAAAAAAAATCAGAACGATTACGGCATTAAATGTGTTTGACTTAATAAGAAGACATGTCTTAAAGCTGGAAATAGATCTTTGA